In the Clostridium sporogenes genome, one interval contains:
- a CDS encoding glycosyltransferase — protein MPLLSIVIPVYNVQNYLEQCLNSILNQDFKDYEVILVDNGSTDKSGGICDNYALEHENIKVIHLYKNCLPAGARNIGLKNAMGKYVHFCDSDDYYIKDSFSYISNTINETFPDVIVGRFISKPEKGAFHFNDVNYSIRIFKKMNTDVIVDHLSNFSDSICTVWRFIVNRKFLIKNKITFLEGYNCEDEEWVPKLICTANTFSLIEEPFYCYRPRKSGSITSTKTYMNGSRSQLATAISLLKFLKEKNCIGIRKNYIMSRVKFLIGLFSTRCDTFIRSEMTELAKIIEDNMEYFNCLKEICKTGELFDFVNRYGSYVGLSLYRTYIIEKTIEKIYGNEDKKIYIFPTGYNGEGTARILKNAGYKVEGFLDNSDTKNGCVIDDLEVNLPSILKNIDDERLSNIFIIISTQKKRVVEILRNQLKSLNIKENQFAIRIY, from the coding sequence ATGCCATTATTAAGTATTGTTATACCTGTATATAATGTTCAAAATTATTTAGAACAGTGTTTAAATAGTATATTGAATCAAGATTTTAAAGATTACGAGGTAATATTAGTGGATAATGGATCCACAGATAAAAGTGGGGGTATATGTGATAATTATGCCTTAGAGCATGAAAATATTAAAGTCATTCATTTGTATAAAAATTGTTTGCCAGCTGGGGCTAGAAATATAGGGTTAAAAAATGCTATGGGAAAATACGTGCATTTTTGCGATAGTGATGATTATTATATTAAAGATAGTTTTAGCTATATTTCAAATACTATAAATGAAACCTTTCCAGATGTAATAGTTGGAAGGTTTATTTCTAAACCAGAAAAAGGAGCTTTTCATTTTAATGATGTCAATTATAGTATAAGAATATTTAAGAAAATGAATACAGATGTTATAGTAGATCACTTGTCAAATTTTTCAGATTCAATTTGTACGGTATGGAGATTTATTGTGAATAGAAAATTTTTAATTAAAAATAAAATTACTTTTTTAGAGGGATACAATTGTGAAGATGAAGAATGGGTTCCTAAGTTGATATGTACTGCAAATACTTTTTCTTTAATTGAAGAACCATTTTATTGTTATAGACCAAGAAAAAGCGGATCGATAACTTCTACAAAAACATATATGAATGGTAGCAGATCACAACTTGCAACTGCTATTAGTTTGTTAAAATTTTTAAAAGAAAAAAATTGTATAGGAATAAGAAAAAATTATATTATGTCTAGGGTGAAATTTTTAATTGGATTATTTTCAACTAGATGTGATACTTTTATAAGAAGTGAAATGACAGAATTAGCTAAAATAATTGAAGATAATATGGAATATTTTAATTGTTTAAAAGAGATATGTAAAACAGGGGAATTGTTTGATTTTGTAAATAGATATGGTTCATATGTAGGTTTATCTCTTTATAGAACATATATAATAGAGAAAACAATAGAAAAGATTTATGGGAATGAAGATAAAAAAATATATATATTTCCCACAGGATATAATGGAGAAGGAACTGCTCGTATACTAAAAAATGCAGGATATAAGGTTGAAGGATTTTTAGATAACAGCGATACAAAAAATGGATGTGTAATAGATGATTTAGAGGTAAATCTACCATCTATACTTAAAAATATAGACGATGAAAGATTAAGTAATATTTTTATTATAATTTCAACTCAAAAAAAACGAGTAGTTGAAATATTAAGAAATCAGTTAAAAAGTTTAAACATTAAAGAAAATCAATTTGCTATTAGAATATATTAA
- a CDS encoding glycosyltransferase — protein sequence MGKKQLKISVIIVTYDRKKYLVRSLESILSQSFSNFELILVNNGSTDGTYELCTNYAEKDSRIKVINIEKNHGASRGRNIGIDVASSEYITIVDDDDYCEKKMLEHLVNLASEYDSDISMCGSYNDFSNKLEPYFIFDEVLILDKVKGLDELLKREKYNVAPPTKLFRKSLFEGIKFPEETLVDDIHVIYKVFAKAKKVVAKGTPLYYFRKHESNMTNFIQSNNLTPELLKEYLSMYKKRTIYLSEKIPEITPRARYSEWSYMISMCDKIKKYNCKNCSDQYIYMQNQLMNNYKEIIECPFITKDEFNKLKNIML from the coding sequence ATGGGAAAAAAGCAATTAAAGATAAGTGTTATTATAGTTACTTATGATAGAAAAAAATATTTAGTAAGATCCTTAGAAAGCATCCTTTCTCAATCATTCTCAAATTTTGAGCTTATTTTAGTTAATAATGGTTCAACTGATGGGACATATGAATTATGTACAAACTATGCTGAGAAAGATTCTAGAATAAAAGTTATTAATATTGAGAAAAACCATGGTGCATCAAGAGGAAGAAATATAGGGATTGATGTAGCTTCATCAGAATATATAACTATAGTAGATGATGACGATTATTGTGAAAAGAAAATGTTAGAGCATCTTGTTAATTTAGCCAGTGAGTATGATTCAGATATTTCAATGTGCGGAAGTTATAATGATTTTAGCAATAAATTGGAGCCATATTTCATTTTTGATGAGGTACTAATATTAGATAAAGTAAAAGGACTGGATGAATTATTAAAGAGGGAAAAATATAATGTAGCACCACCTACTAAACTTTTTAGAAAAAGCTTATTTGAAGGAATTAAATTTCCAGAGGAAACTTTAGTAGACGATATTCATGTAATATATAAAGTTTTTGCCAAGGCAAAAAAGGTAGTTGCAAAAGGCACTCCCTTGTATTATTTTAGAAAACATGAAAGTAATATGACAAATTTTATACAATCAAACAATCTTACACCAGAATTATTAAAAGAATACTTATCTATGTATAAAAAACGTACTATATATTTATCAGAAAAGATACCAGAAATCACACCACGGGCAAGATATTCAGAATGGTCATATATGATTTCTATGTGTGATAAAATAAAAAAATATAACTGCAAAAATTGTAGTGACCAATATATTTATATGCAAAATCAATTAATGAATAATTATAAAGAAATTATAGAATGTCCATTTATAACAAAAGATGAATTTAATAAATTAAAGAATATTATGTTATGA
- a CDS encoding methyltransferase domain-containing protein, whose product MDKFKTLNIIKQVYENDGNIIQYLKEMEGREHNSLEDILISYDFQAGSYIELYEKQPKIQDKYCKKLAEIIDNMGDYNSIIEVGVGEATTLGNVLKLIKNKSVLSYGFDISWSRIKYAKKFLGKQNLYKVNLFVGDLFCLPLKDNSMDIVYTSHSIEPNGGKEKEALMELYRITNKYLILLEPAYEYANEQAKNRMIHNGYVTNLYLTARELGYEIIEHKLFGISSNPLNPTGLIIIKKDCKVKEYEPLCCPITKNNLTLKNNCYFSKDSFLLYPIIDEIPFFLPQNAILASKFLDE is encoded by the coding sequence ATGGATAAATTTAAGACTTTAAATATAATAAAGCAAGTCTATGAAAATGACGGTAACATAATTCAATATTTAAAAGAAATGGAAGGACGAGAACATAATTCATTAGAAGATATATTAATTAGTTATGATTTTCAAGCAGGCAGTTATATTGAGTTATACGAAAAACAACCTAAGATTCAAGATAAGTATTGCAAAAAACTCGCTGAAATTATAGACAATATGGGAGATTATAATTCCATTATAGAAGTTGGAGTTGGTGAAGCTACAACATTAGGAAATGTTCTTAAATTAATCAAAAATAAATCAGTTTTATCATATGGATTTGATATATCTTGGTCAAGAATAAAATACGCTAAAAAATTTTTGGGTAAACAAAATTTATATAAAGTTAATTTATTTGTAGGAGATTTATTTTGTTTGCCACTAAAGGACAATTCTATGGATATAGTCTATACTTCACATTCTATAGAACCTAATGGTGGGAAGGAAAAAGAAGCTTTAATGGAGTTATATAGAATAACAAATAAATATTTGATTTTATTAGAACCCGCCTATGAATATGCAAATGAACAAGCTAAAAATAGGATGATACATAATGGATATGTTACTAATTTATATTTAACAGCAAGAGAATTAGGATATGAAATTATTGAGCACAAACTTTTTGGTATTAGTTCTAATCCACTAAATCCAACTGGATTAATAATAATAAAAAAAGATTGCAAAGTAAAAGAATATGAACCATTGTGTTGTCCAATTACAAAAAATAATTTAACTTTAAAAAATAATTGCTATTTTTCCAAAGATAGTTTTCTTTTATATCCAATAATTGATGAAATACCATTCTTTTTACCGCAAAATGCAATATTAGCCTCAAAGTTTTTAGATGAATAA
- the pseB gene encoding UDP-N-acetylglucosamine 4,6-dehydratase (inverting), translating into MLSNKVILITGGTGSFGKKFTEIILEEYNPQKIIIYSRDEFKQDLMKKEFLVKYPDKISKLRFFIGDVRDKDRLYRAFNGVDYVIHTAAMKQVPACEYNPFEAIKTNIHGAQNVIDAALDRGVKKVVALSTDKAVNPINLYGGTKLVSDKLFIAANAYSGFDGTIFSVVRYGNVAGSRGSVIPFFKSLIENGCNELPITDFRMTRFWITLEQGVELVLKALKESRGGETYISKIPSFKITDLAKAMLPDCKLKEVGIREGEKLHEVMVTKDDSRYTYEYPKHYIVYPHFNWWKKSKHYTNGGKHIEEGFEYDSGTNMEWLGVVELKNRLLTINLE; encoded by the coding sequence ATGTTATCAAATAAAGTAATTCTAATAACTGGAGGAACAGGCTCTTTTGGTAAAAAGTTTACTGAAATAATTTTAGAAGAATATAATCCTCAAAAAATAATTATTTATTCAAGAGATGAATTTAAACAAGATTTAATGAAAAAAGAATTTTTGGTAAAGTACCCAGATAAAATTAGTAAACTAAGATTTTTTATAGGAGATGTAAGAGATAAAGATAGATTATATAGAGCCTTTAATGGAGTAGATTATGTTATACATACAGCAGCTATGAAGCAGGTACCAGCTTGTGAATACAATCCCTTTGAAGCCATAAAAACAAATATCCATGGAGCCCAGAATGTAATAGATGCAGCATTGGATAGAGGAGTTAAAAAGGTAGTAGCACTTTCTACAGATAAGGCAGTTAATCCAATAAATTTATATGGAGGAACAAAATTAGTATCTGATAAACTTTTTATTGCTGCCAATGCTTATTCAGGATTTGATGGAACTATATTTTCAGTGGTTAGATATGGCAATGTAGCTGGAAGTAGAGGTTCTGTAATCCCATTTTTTAAATCCTTAATAGAAAATGGATGCAACGAACTTCCTATAACAGATTTTAGAATGACTAGATTTTGGATAACCCTAGAGCAGGGAGTAGAATTGGTACTTAAAGCATTAAAAGAATCTAGAGGTGGAGAAACCTATATATCTAAAATACCTTCTTTTAAAATAACTGATTTGGCAAAAGCAATGCTTCCAGATTGCAAACTTAAAGAAGTAGGTATAAGAGAAGGAGAAAAGCTTCATGAGGTAATGGTTACAAAGGATGATTCAAGATATACTTATGAATATCCAAAACACTATATAGTATATCCTCACTTTAATTGGTGGAAGAAATCAAAACATTATACTAATGGTGGGAAGCATATAGAAGAAGGGTTTGAGTATGATTCAGGAACTAATATGGAGTGGCTAGGTGTGGTTGAGCTTAAAAATAGACTTTTGACCATAAATTTAGAATAA
- a CDS encoding SPASM domain-containing protein: MLKKFKNDYDAGILNGFKSNYAMCWPDMKLLEDILNLVEINLKDDNLNYCDHIINTLTIRKNGDIVLCCYDLTGKIILENINDESLKNSWNRKLYRELRVAIESKIYLSICNCCNVIKQDKKYIYLKTKGDII; the protein is encoded by the coding sequence TTGCTTAAGAAATTTAAAAATGATTATGATGCAGGAATTTTAAATGGTTTTAAAAGTAATTATGCTATGTGCTGGCCAGATATGAAGTTGCTAGAAGACATTTTGAATTTAGTTGAAATTAATTTAAAAGATGATAATCTAAATTATTGCGATCATATTATAAATACACTTACAATAAGGAAAAATGGTGATATTGTACTATGTTGTTATGATTTAACTGGAAAGATTATTTTAGAAAATATCAATGATGAATCATTAAAAAATAGTTGGAATAGAAAATTATATAGAGAACTGAGAGTTGCTATAGAAAGTAAAATATATCTATCAATATGTAATTGTTGTAATGTTATTAAGCAAGACAAAAAATATATTTATTTAAAGACAAAAGGAGATATTATATGA
- a CDS encoding glycosyltransferase family protein, which yields MKKIIVIVQARMGSTRLQGKVLKKICGKTVLEHDIDRLRRIKNIDKIIIATTTLEKDNVIIKECERLRVKYFRGSEEDVLSRYYYAAKENNADVVVRVTSDCPLIDPQVSENIIEFYLDNKDKYDYVSNTIDRTYPRGLDTEVFSFESLEKAFKESKLQRDREHVTPYIWDNPQIFKLAQYKNDKDYSNLRWTLDTEEDFILIKEIYKELYIGKHAFYFEDILKLVKQRSQLLEINKNVKQKSI from the coding sequence ATGAAAAAAATAATTGTAATAGTACAAGCAAGGATGGGTTCTACAAGACTTCAGGGGAAAGTATTAAAAAAGATTTGTGGAAAAACTGTTTTGGAGCATGATATAGATAGATTAAGAAGAATTAAAAATATAGATAAAATAATAATAGCTACAACAACTTTAGAAAAGGATAATGTTATTATAAAAGAATGTGAAAGATTAAGAGTAAAATACTTTAGAGGATCGGAAGAAGATGTATTGTCTAGATATTATTATGCTGCAAAAGAAAATAATGCAGATGTAGTGGTGAGAGTTACATCAGATTGTCCTTTAATAGATCCTCAAGTAAGCGAAAATATAATTGAATTTTATTTAGATAATAAAGATAAATATGACTATGTAAGTAATACTATAGATAGAACTTATCCAAGGGGATTAGATACAGAAGTATTCAGTTTTGAATCTTTGGAAAAAGCTTTTAAAGAATCTAAATTACAAAGAGATAGAGAGCATGTAACACCTTATATTTGGGATAATCCACAAATATTTAAATTAGCACAATATAAAAATGATAAAGATTATTCAAACTTGAGGTGGACATTAGATACAGAAGAAGATTTTATACTTATTAAAGAAATTTATAAAGAATTATATATTGGGAAACATGCTTTTTATTTTGAGGATATTCTGAAGTTAGTTAAGCAAAGATCTCAGTTACTTGAAATTAACAAGAATGTAAAGCAAAAGAGTATATAA
- a CDS encoding GNAT family N-acetyltransferase, which produces MNTILRDVTEKDIDLLFNWVNDTSVRKNSFNTKIINYEEHKEWFEKKIIAEDSYMFILEINSIPVGQIRVDIQEKAGIIDYSIDKNYRAKGYGLLILIKLEEKIIDSISELEKLVGKVKNGNIASQQSFLKANYKFKKKSEFIEFTKLL; this is translated from the coding sequence ATGAATACTATATTAAGAGATGTTACAGAAAAAGACATAGATTTACTTTTTAATTGGGTAAATGATACAAGTGTACGTAAAAATTCTTTTAATACTAAGATAATAAATTATGAGGAACATAAAGAATGGTTTGAAAAAAAAATTATTGCTGAAGATAGCTATATGTTTATTTTAGAAATAAATAGTATTCCAGTTGGTCAAATTCGAGTTGATATACAAGAAAAAGCAGGTATTATAGATTATAGTATTGATAAAAATTATAGGGCCAAAGGATATGGCTTATTAATTTTAATTAAATTAGAAGAAAAGATAATAGACTCTATAAGTGAACTTGAAAAATTAGTGGGAAAGGTAAAAAATGGGAATATAGCTTCGCAACAAAGTTTTTTAAAAGCAAACTACAAATTTAAAAAAAAGTCAGAATTCATAGAGTTTACTAAATTATTATAG
- the pseI gene encoding pseudaminic acid synthase — protein sequence MNSKININGRIIGDNQPCYIIAEMSANHAGSYERAIEIIKVAKDSGADCIKIQTYTPDTMTIDCNNEYFNIKKGTWNGENLYKLYEKAYTPWEWQGGLKSKAKELGMDFLSTPFDKTSVDFLENLNVDFYKIASFELVDIPLIKYIASKNKPIIMSTGMGTLGEIEEAVNAVKSVGNEDLCLLKCSSAYPAIPDNMNLITMKNLKDIFGVSVGLSDHSLGSIAAVTAVAMGAKVIEKHFCLSRNIENPDASFSMEPQEFKSMVQDIRAAERAIGEVSYRLSDRENESRIFRRSIFVVKDIKKGDKFTEENIRIIRPGNGLKPKYYDDILGKTAYCDINRGTPLLWDKVI from the coding sequence ATGAATAGTAAAATTAATATTAACGGTAGAATTATTGGAGATAATCAACCTTGCTATATAATTGCTGAGATGTCAGCAAATCATGCTGGAAGTTATGAAAGAGCCATAGAAATAATAAAAGTAGCTAAAGACTCAGGTGCAGATTGTATCAAAATTCAAACTTATACTCCAGATACTATGACTATTGATTGTAATAATGAATATTTTAATATAAAAAAAGGAACATGGAATGGAGAGAATTTATATAAACTTTATGAAAAAGCCTATACTCCTTGGGAATGGCAAGGGGGATTAAAAAGCAAAGCAAAAGAATTAGGAATGGATTTTTTATCTACACCATTTGATAAAACTTCAGTAGATTTTTTAGAAAACTTAAATGTTGATTTTTATAAGATTGCTTCTTTTGAATTAGTAGATATTCCTCTAATTAAATATATTGCATCTAAAAATAAACCCATAATAATGTCTACAGGAATGGGAACATTAGGTGAAATAGAGGAAGCTGTAAATGCTGTCAAATCTGTGGGAAATGAAGATTTATGTTTATTGAAATGTTCTAGTGCATATCCTGCTATACCAGATAATATGAATTTAATAACTATGAAAAACCTAAAGGATATTTTTGGAGTGAGTGTGGGATTATCAGATCATTCTTTAGGGTCAATTGCAGCAGTAACTGCAGTTGCTATGGGTGCAAAAGTAATAGAAAAACATTTTTGTTTAAGTAGAAATATAGAAAATCCGGATGCATCTTTTTCTATGGAGCCACAAGAATTTAAAAGTATGGTACAAGATATTAGAGCAGCAGAAAGAGCTATAGGAGAAGTAAGTTATAGGCTTTCTGATAGGGAAAATGAAAGTAGAATATTTAGAAGATCAATTTTTGTAGTAAAAGATATTAAGAAAGGTGATAAATTTACAGAAGAAAATATAAGAATAATACGACCAGGAAACGGACTAAAGCCTAAGTATTATGATGATATTTTAGGGAAAACTGCATATTGTGATATAAATAGGGGAACTCCACTATTATGGGATAAGGTGATATAA
- a CDS encoding methionyl-tRNA formyltransferase translates to MKIIIATIKSWNVKNADKFRRDNDYEHDVFIITNKDDLTYEKVSEINPEYIFLPHWSWIIPKEIYETFNCIVFHMTDLPFGRGGSPLQNLIERGIENTKISAIKVNEGIDTGDIYFKESLNLNGTADEIFIRASQIIFKKMISRIINEKILPKKQSGGVIQFKRRNFSQSEILSNFDLGKIYDYIRMLDGEEYPKAFIKFGKYKLEFSRASLKNNKIIADVEIIDEDG, encoded by the coding sequence ATGAAGATTATAATAGCAACTATTAAATCATGGAATGTAAAAAATGCAGATAAGTTTAGAAGAGATAATGATTATGAGCATGATGTATTTATTATAACAAATAAGGATGACTTAACTTATGAAAAAGTGAGTGAAATAAATCCTGAATATATTTTTTTACCTCATTGGTCGTGGATTATTCCAAAAGAGATATATGAAACTTTTAATTGTATAGTTTTTCATATGACTGATTTGCCTTTTGGTAGAGGAGGAAGTCCACTACAGAATTTGATAGAAAGAGGAATAGAAAATACTAAAATATCTGCAATTAAGGTTAACGAGGGTATTGATACTGGAGATATTTATTTTAAAGAAAGTTTGAATTTAAATGGAACTGCAGATGAAATATTTATTCGAGCATCTCAAATTATTTTTAAAAAAATGATATCTAGAATAATTAATGAAAAGATATTACCTAAAAAGCAAAGTGGAGGAGTTATTCAATTTAAAAGGAGAAATTTTTCGCAAAGTGAAATACTTTCAAATTTTGATTTGGGAAAAATATATGATTATATAAGAATGTTAGATGGTGAAGAGTATCCTAAGGCGTTCATTAAATTTGGAAAATATAAACTTGAATTTTCAAGAGCTAGTTTAAAAAATAATAAAATAATTGCAGATGTTGAAATAATAGACGAGGATGGTTAA
- a CDS encoding PIG-L family deacetylase, giving the protein MKKILVIAAHPDDEILGVGGTVLEHTKHGDECFGLILGEGMTSRYNKRELADSIKVEKLHEDTFKAAKIVGYKKVYMENLPDNRFDSVSLLDIIKIIEKHIENIKPDIIYTHFGGDLNIDHKMTFEAVLTATRPIGDNYVKEIYAFETVSSTEWNFSSTSNFKPNYFVDVTETLDEKLKAMECYKSELREFPHPRSNKNLKSSALKWGSVISRDYAEAFEVIRIIK; this is encoded by the coding sequence ATGAAAAAAATATTAGTAATAGCCGCACATCCTGATGATGAAATTTTAGGCGTGGGTGGAACTGTTTTAGAACATACCAAACATGGTGATGAGTGTTTTGGACTTATTTTAGGTGAAGGAATGACATCAAGATATAATAAAAGGGAATTAGCAGATAGTATTAAAGTAGAAAAACTTCACGAGGATACATTTAAAGCAGCGAAGATTGTAGGTTATAAAAAAGTTTATATGGAAAACTTACCAGACAATAGATTTGATTCAGTTTCTTTATTAGATATTATAAAAATAATAGAAAAGCATATAGAAAACATAAAGCCAGATATAATATATACGCATTTTGGTGGAGATTTAAATATAGATCATAAGATGACTTTTGAAGCTGTATTAACTGCTACAAGGCCAATTGGAGATAATTATGTAAAAGAAATATATGCTTTTGAGACTGTATCTTCTACAGAGTGGAATTTTAGTAGTACATCTAATTTTAAACCAAATTATTTTGTTGATGTAACAGAAACTTTAGATGAAAAACTTAAGGCTATGGAATGTTATAAAAGTGAATTAAGGGAATTCCCACATCCAAGGTCAAATAAAAATTTGAAGTCTTCTGCTTTAAAATGGGGTAGCGTGATAAGTAGAGATTATGCAGAGGCATTTGAAGTTATAAGAATAATAAAATAA
- the pseG gene encoding UDP-2,4-diacetamido-2,4,6-trideoxy-beta-L-altropyranose hydrolase yields the protein MKIAIRADGGSQIGMGHIMRTLVLAKELAKTNDVFYICKVDVPLSSKYKSGMDKAKAEGFNVVTINENNIINDLKNISVDCLITDSYDVNEEYFNLTKGMFEITGYIDDMNLHYFNVDFIINQNIGAEEYSYKANKDTRLFLGTNYTMLREEFRKNPNKNIKKEVQNFMITVGGADPNGITNIICNYVKDLEFKFHVIIGPSFKEENIEKLVKLKKLKDNINLYFNANMIEIMNKCDIAVSACGSTLYELAVCRIPTLGLIIADNQEKVAYKMNERGLIYNLGWCKDLTKDIIIDNIKKISKLKNRERIIKNQCIINKNGIEKLTKAIERIGI from the coding sequence ATGAAAATAGCAATAAGAGCAGATGGTGGATCCCAAATAGGTATGGGCCACATTATGAGAACATTGGTTTTAGCTAAAGAATTAGCAAAAACCAATGATGTTTTTTATATATGTAAAGTAGATGTTCCTTTATCTAGTAAATATAAATCAGGCATGGATAAAGCTAAAGCAGAAGGTTTTAATGTAGTAACAATTAATGAAAATAATATTATAAATGATTTGAAAAATATATCAGTAGATTGTTTAATAACAGATAGTTATGATGTAAATGAAGAATATTTTAATTTAACAAAAGGTATGTTTGAAATTACTGGATATATAGATGATATGAATCTACACTATTTCAATGTGGATTTTATAATAAATCAAAATATTGGAGCTGAGGAGTATTCTTATAAAGCTAATAAAGATACTAGGTTATTTTTAGGTACTAATTATACTATGCTGAGAGAAGAGTTCAGAAAAAATCCTAATAAAAATATTAAAAAAGAAGTACAAAATTTTATGATAACTGTAGGTGGAGCAGATCCTAATGGAATAACTAATATAATATGTAATTATGTAAAAGATTTAGAATTTAAATTTCATGTTATTATAGGCCCATCTTTTAAAGAAGAAAATATTGAAAAGCTAGTAAAGTTAAAAAAATTAAAAGATAATATAAATTTATATTTTAATGCTAATATGATTGAAATAATGAATAAATGTGATATAGCCGTATCAGCCTGTGGAAGCACATTATATGAGCTTGCAGTTTGTAGAATTCCAACTCTTGGGTTAATAATTGCAGACAATCAAGAAAAAGTAGCATATAAAATGAATGAAAGAGGACTAATATATAATTTAGGATGGTGTAAAGATTTAACTAAGGATATAATTATAGATAATATAAAAAAAATATCTAAATTAAAAAATAGAGAAAGAATTATTAAGAATCAATGCATTATTAATAAAAATGGAATAGAAAAATTAACTAAAGCAATAGAAAGAATAGGAATATAA
- a CDS encoding flagellin produces MFVSSNGSLLNSFAKLTKNKTSKNQLTEKLSSGKRINKAADDAGGLSISESLKAQVRGLNRAEKNIQDGISMVQVSDGAMDEITKTLHRMKELSVQASNGTLTDNDRQAIGEEFEQLKENIDSIAKGTEFNGIKLLNEDKTLVIQTRENPYLSYDLTITNNSLQALGIDSININTASNSNESIGKIKDALNTVIKNRAELGNHLNNLQHAFNNVNNSGSNLTSSLSRIEDIDMATAIMKSVKDDVLINYNKSMLVSARQSNEGVNTVINKWLL; encoded by the coding sequence ATGTTTGTTAGTAGTAATGGATCTCTTTTGAATTCCTTTGCAAAATTAACAAAGAATAAAACATCTAAAAACCAGTTAACAGAAAAACTATCATCAGGGAAAAGAATAAATAAAGCGGCAGATGATGCAGGTGGATTATCTATAAGTGAAAGTTTAAAGGCTCAAGTAAGAGGATTAAATAGGGCAGAAAAAAATATACAGGATGGAATTTCTATGGTTCAAGTATCAGATGGTGCTATGGACGAAATAACTAAAACTCTTCATAGAATGAAGGAATTATCAGTACAAGCTTCTAATGGAACTTTAACGGATAATGACAGACAAGCTATAGGAGAAGAATTTGAGCAGCTAAAAGAAAATATAGATAGCATAGCAAAGGGTACAGAATTTAATGGAATAAAGCTTTTAAATGAAGATAAAACATTAGTTATTCAAACAAGAGAAAATCCTTATCTTAGTTATGATTTAACCATAACTAATAATTCTTTGCAAGCTTTAGGCATAGATAGCATAAATATAAATACTGCATCTAACTCTAATGAATCTATTGGAAAGATTAAAGATGCATTAAATACAGTTATAAAAAATAGAGCGGAGCTAGGTAATCATCTAAATAATCTTCAACATGCTTTTAATAATGTAAATAATTCTGGTAGCAATTTAACTTCTTCTTTGTCTAGAATTGAAGATATAGATATGGCAACAGCCATTATGAAATCTGTTAAAGATGACGTGCTTATAAATTACAATAAATCCATGTTAGTATCAGCAAGACAAAGTAACGAAGGGGTAAATACTGTAATAAATAAATGGCTTTTATAA